GATGCAGCGGGGAGTGGCGGAGTGCCGCCGGGAGCCGTTGCGCCAGTCGCAATGCGGGCGGAAATGCTGGCCGGACGCAGCCTTGCCCCGTGTAACTCGGCATAAAAATGGGAAAAGCCCCTTGCCAGAGTTTTGCGGTGTATGTATTACTCTAATATAGTGGACTAATCTTTTTGCCCGTAGGAGCGAGGGTGCCGGGATGAACAAAAGTGAACTTGTTAAGATGCTGTCGGAAGAGCATAACCTGTCCAATGATGAGGCAGCGCTGGTCGTGAACACGTTTTTTGACAGTGTTCGGGATGCCTTGCTGGAAGGTGACAGAGTGGAGATTCGTGGTTTCGGCTCGTTCAAGGTGAAGGATTACAGCGGGTACAAGGGGCGTAACCCCAAGACGGGACAGAGTGTGGAAGTTTCTGCCAAGAAGCTGCCCGTGTTCCGCGCAGGCAAGGAACTGAAGGAGCTGGTGAACGACTAGTTTGTTCCCATCCCGGCATAGTTTGACGTGGGAGACACAGCCCGGTGGATTCCGGAAAGCAGGCGCGCGCCCGCTCTGTTGCGCGTGCGCCGCGTCCGGCTGGTAGTGTCTGCCGCGTGGTACCGCGCTTCAGACGGCGCACCATGGCATGCCCGCAGAGCGCATGGGCCGAAGCGCAGCGGGGAGACCGGAACGTTTCCGGCATTCTGCGGGCAATGGGACGGCGTGCCGTGTGGGGCGGCGTATTGTATGGGGTGGAGGTTGCTTTATTCCGCAGGTAGGGCATCCGGCGAGCGGGGCATTCCTGCGGGCGCTGATTGTTCCGGGAAAACCACGGCCAGCCTGCCGAAGCGGCTGCCTGCCGCAAATGTCTGTACTGCCGGACTCCGCACGTTTTTCATGCATGGGTTTTGATTGCCTGCCCCGATGCGTACAGTGCCGTTCTGACCGGCCCGCAGGGGCATTTTTTAACAGCCAGCCAAGTATCAGGATGCGCGCATCCTGACGGAGTACAGGCCACCATGCTGCCAGGCAGCAAACGCTCCAGCATTCATTCCTCGCTTCCCGGTCCGCTGCGGGATTCCAACCTGCCCAACGTGCATCTCAAGATAGGCGAGGGTATAGTTACCGCCGGGGATATGCTCATCGCCACGGTGCTCGGTTCGTGCGTGTCCGTGTCATTTTTTCATGCGGGCAGCGGGCTTGCGGGCATATTCCACGCCATGCTGCCGGAACACGCCGGATACAAAGACTCCGGGAAAACTCCCTGCAAGTTTGTTGATTCCGCCATTCTCCTCATATATGAACAATTCCGGCGGCGTGGCATAGCCAACCGTGACATGGAGCTAAAACTCTTCGGGGGAGCGTTCAGCATGGGGCAGGGCGGTACTGCATCTGTACGCAGCCTTGTGGATGTGGGCTCCCGCAATGTGGAGACGGCGCGTGCGATGCTGCAGCGGTTGGGATTGACAGTATCCCGGGAGAATGTGCTGGGAGACAGGGGGCGCAAGCTGGTTTTTGATACCCGCTCCGGCGAGGTATGGCTGAAGATGCTGGGCCGTGCCGAGGGACAGGTGGTGCTGAAGCAGGAAAGCGTGCTTGTACCTGTTGTAGAGGGGCGCGCGTGTCCGTTGGGTCGCCTGGACGGTGTTGTTCCATCGGAATTAGCTATAACGGGCCTGAAGGACATGCCAAATGCGGCGGACATGACGGGCAAACAGCGGTAGCCGGATGAGATAAGGCAAGAAGTACCGGCGCATGGCGCCGCGTTTCGGGACACCATGAAGATAGTCTTTTGCATCGATGACAACCCCCGCTACCTCATGCTTGCCCGGGTGGCGGTGCGCAGCCTGCGCAGGCTGTATGGCGACTCCGTGCCCGTGCTCTGCGTCTACGGCGGTCAGGACGAGTCCGTGATGCAGGGGGTGCGGGATGAAGGCATTGCCCTGTCCTGCTATGCTCCGGTGCTGAACAGGGATGTGGTGCCCGCGCAGTTTCA
This region of Desulfovibrio psychrotolerans genomic DNA includes:
- a CDS encoding chemotaxis protein CheD, which codes for MLPGSKRSSIHSSLPGPLRDSNLPNVHLKIGEGIVTAGDMLIATVLGSCVSVSFFHAGSGLAGIFHAMLPEHAGYKDSGKTPCKFVDSAILLIYEQFRRRGIANRDMELKLFGGAFSMGQGGTASVRSLVDVGSRNVETARAMLQRLGLTVSRENVLGDRGRKLVFDTRSGEVWLKMLGRAEGQVVLKQESVLVPVVEGRACPLGRLDGVVPSELAITGLKDMPNAADMTGKQR